One Synergistaceae bacterium DZ-S4 genomic region harbors:
- the ygfK gene encoding putative selenate reductase subunit YgfK: MSDRMKPIPFSKLMEWILSEKERSGRIFGVSSIYRHEGGVFPFLGEKLETPFGPAAGPHTQLAQNIISAYVAGARFFELKTVQTLDGEDLPVSKPCIDARDECYNVEWSTELTVPEAFEEYVKAWFAVKLISKEYRLGDPDGYIFNMSVGYDLLGIKSEKIDRFIEGLKDASVSSVWDECKRWTHANITKFENIDAGHIDRISSKVCSSITLSTLHGCPPEEIERIASYLIKEKGLNTFVKINPTILGYRLARETMDSIGFGFVSFGDLHFREDLQFEDAVPMIRRLMAAAESAGLSFGVKLTNTLPVDNPGDIMSGKEMYMSGRSLFPLTAKTAGLLSKEFGGKLRISWSGGADKTNIQDLFNAGIWPVTMATTLLKPGGYNRFRQIAETFAGAGNRGFNGVDQVMLDALVKKAETDEWYRKPIKHRDIFAKEDKLPLTDCFIAPCTEGCPIHQDVPEYITLVGEKKYGEALEVILDKNPLPFITGTICTHRCMAFCTRNHYEESVAIRDVKLKAAEEGFKTIIDKVIPARCMTEAKAAVVGGGPAGLAAAYFLQGYGIGTTIFERENEPGGVVRHVIPDFRIGSSAIERDIEIVKNTGAEFIMGTKISSVDELKEKGYKYIVIASGAWKHGELDIKSEKRVNALDFLASYKKDEKKIHLGRNVAVIGGGNTAMDAARAAKRLRGVKKVSIVYRRTAMFMPAEEEELRLAMEDGVIFRELLQPISHEEGKLLCSVMTLGERDASGRRSPIPTGETVMIPADTLIEAVGENVDSDLFTDNNIFVDHKGRAVTCRKSYETNIKGVYVAGDARCGPRTVVEAIADAKRVADNIAFREGLCKSNDLQKNKRDTDRLRLKKGKLVFCESPEKESERCLECGVLCENCVDVCPNRANISVHVAGSSSPQIIHIDDLCNECGNCSTFCPWTGAPYKDKFTYFSREKDLNESKNSGFFDMGNGRFKVRLEGKVFTSSLDPSDKKLPKEVAEMIKAARNSIPI, translated from the coding sequence ATGAGCGACCGGATGAAACCAATTCCTTTTTCGAAACTTATGGAGTGGATACTCTCTGAAAAAGAACGCAGCGGGCGCATCTTCGGCGTCAGTTCCATATACAGGCATGAGGGCGGAGTATTTCCTTTTCTTGGAGAAAAACTTGAGACCCCGTTCGGACCTGCTGCCGGCCCCCATACGCAGCTTGCTCAGAACATAATATCCGCCTACGTCGCGGGTGCAAGATTTTTTGAACTTAAGACTGTCCAGACGCTTGACGGAGAGGATCTGCCCGTATCGAAACCCTGTATCGACGCCAGGGATGAGTGCTACAACGTAGAGTGGTCGACTGAACTTACTGTCCCGGAAGCCTTTGAAGAGTATGTGAAAGCCTGGTTTGCCGTCAAGCTGATCTCAAAGGAATATAGACTTGGAGATCCGGATGGGTACATATTCAATATGAGCGTCGGCTATGATCTCCTGGGGATAAAGTCGGAAAAGATCGACAGGTTCATTGAGGGACTTAAGGATGCTTCAGTATCCTCTGTGTGGGATGAGTGCAAAAGATGGACTCATGCAAATATCACAAAATTTGAAAATATCGACGCGGGCCATATAGACAGAATATCTTCTAAGGTCTGCAGCTCGATCACGCTTTCGACACTGCACGGGTGTCCGCCGGAAGAGATAGAGCGTATCGCGTCATACCTGATAAAAGAAAAAGGACTGAACACCTTTGTCAAAATAAATCCGACCATTCTCGGATACAGGCTGGCCAGGGAAACGATGGACTCGATCGGATTCGGATTTGTTTCATTCGGCGACCTCCATTTCAGGGAGGACCTGCAGTTTGAAGATGCCGTGCCGATGATCAGACGCCTCATGGCTGCGGCAGAGAGTGCCGGTCTTTCATTCGGAGTAAAGCTTACAAATACCCTGCCTGTAGATAACCCGGGCGACATCATGTCCGGCAAAGAGATGTACATGTCCGGCAGATCCCTTTTCCCACTGACAGCGAAGACGGCAGGTCTCCTGTCAAAAGAGTTTGGAGGCAAACTGCGTATCTCCTGGTCCGGCGGAGCAGACAAGACAAATATTCAAGATCTTTTCAACGCAGGCATCTGGCCTGTCACAATGGCAACAACACTTCTGAAGCCCGGCGGCTACAACAGATTCAGGCAGATAGCGGAAACATTTGCCGGGGCGGGAAATAGGGGATTTAATGGTGTTGACCAGGTAATGTTGGATGCCCTCGTAAAAAAAGCTGAAACGGATGAATGGTACAGGAAACCGATCAAGCACCGGGACATTTTTGCTAAAGAAGATAAATTGCCTCTGACTGACTGTTTTATTGCGCCATGTACAGAAGGATGTCCTATCCATCAGGACGTGCCGGAATACATCACCCTTGTCGGGGAGAAAAAGTACGGCGAAGCACTGGAAGTGATACTGGACAAAAACCCGCTTCCCTTCATTACAGGAACGATCTGCACGCACCGATGCATGGCATTCTGCACGAGAAACCACTATGAAGAGTCAGTAGCGATCAGGGATGTGAAGCTCAAGGCAGCCGAAGAAGGTTTTAAAACAATCATTGACAAAGTCATACCGGCCAGGTGCATGACAGAAGCAAAGGCCGCAGTGGTAGGCGGAGGTCCGGCAGGTCTTGCCGCAGCATATTTCCTTCAGGGGTACGGTATCGGCACCACAATATTTGAACGGGAAAATGAGCCGGGAGGAGTAGTGCGGCATGTGATCCCAGACTTCAGGATAGGGAGCAGTGCCATCGAACGGGATATTGAGATCGTAAAGAATACCGGTGCTGAATTCATCATGGGGACAAAGATCTCCTCTGTAGATGAACTAAAGGAAAAGGGCTACAAATATATTGTAATTGCCTCAGGAGCATGGAAGCATGGGGAGCTTGATATAAAAAGCGAAAAAAGGGTCAACGCACTTGATTTCCTTGCCTCGTATAAAAAAGATGAGAAAAAAATACATTTAGGCAGGAATGTTGCCGTTATCGGCGGAGGCAATACGGCAATGGATGCCGCCCGCGCAGCCAAAAGGCTCAGGGGAGTCAAAAAGGTAAGCATAGTATACCGGCGGACAGCTATGTTCATGCCTGCAGAAGAAGAGGAACTCAGGCTGGCAATGGAAGACGGCGTGATATTCAGGGAGCTGCTTCAGCCGATCTCGCACGAGGAAGGGAAACTTCTCTGTTCCGTCATGACACTGGGTGAGAGGGACGCCTCCGGGCGCAGGTCACCGATACCCACCGGGGAAACAGTTATGATCCCGGCTGATACTCTTATAGAGGCTGTGGGAGAAAACGTTGATTCAGATCTCTTCACTGACAATAATATATTTGTGGATCACAAGGGCCGGGCAGTAACGTGCAGAAAAAGTTATGAGACAAACATCAAGGGCGTTTACGTTGCAGGCGACGCAAGATGCGGCCCCAGAACAGTGGTCGAAGCCATAGCCGATGCAAAGCGCGTTGCTGATAATATCGCATTTAGGGAAGGACTGTGCAAAAGCAATGATCTTCAAAAGAACAAGCGCGACACTGATCGTCTTCGCTTAAAAAAGGGCAAGCTTGTCTTTTGTGAGTCTCCTGAAAAAGAATCTGAGCGCTGCCTTGAATGCGGGGTCCTCTGTGAGAACTGTGTAGACGTCTGCCCGAACAGAGCCAATATTTCAGTTCATGTTGCGGGATCATCATCACCTCAGATAATACACATAGACGACCTTTGCAACGAGTGCGGCAACTGTTCAACGTTCTGTCCCTGGACGGGAGCGCCTTATAAAGACAAGTTCACATACTTCTCAAGGGAAAAGGATCTGAACGAAAGCAAAAACAGCGGTTTTTTTGACATGGGAAATGGCAGATTCAAGGTCAGGCTGGAAGGGAAAGTTTTTACATCTTCCCTTGATCCTTCAGATAAAAAGCTGCCGAAAGAAGTTGCAGAGATGATCAAAGCGGCTCGGAACAGTATTCCAATCTGA
- the xdh gene encoding selenium-dependent xanthine dehydrogenase, protein MYQLHVNGNIQISETNKKLIDFLREDLDLTSVKNGCKEGACGTCMVLIDGRACKACVQELKSLEGKNILTVEGLSQREKDVYSYAFSVSGAVQCGFCIPGMVISAKALIDKVPEPTIKEVKASIKNNICRCTGYRKIEEAILLAAKMFREDIPVPSEHYTGAVGENIPRTDAVSKVLGTAQYAADIKIDGMIYGSAVRTEHPRAVIRSIDISEALKLDGVVGIFTAEDIPGKKKIGHLVKDWDVMIPVGGCTRYVGDALALVAAETPEIMEEAKKLIRIEYEVLTPVTSPTEALAEGAPLIHENGNIMSKVDLKRGNPEEVIKNSKHIVTNHYSLPFTEHAFLEPETAVALMDDGGVVRIYSADQGVYQTMKECSEALGLPHEKVRVTAAIIGGGFGGKEDMSVQHHAALLTYLTKRPVKVSLTRAESIKVHPKRHAMEIEMTTACDEDGRLTAMKAIIVSDTGAYASLGGPVLQRACTHAAGPYNYQNIDISGTAVYTNNPPAGAFRGFGVTQSCFATECNINLLAEKAGLSPWEFRFKNAIRPGDELPNGQIADDTTALEEALLAVKDDYDKNPKAGISCAMKNAGLGVGVPDFGRCRLSVRGGRAHIATSASCIGQGLGTVVTQMVCDVTGLSPELVVHDPADTFLTPDSGNTTASRQTVITGEAARKAAGQLKKDMETASFHELEGCEYYAEFESVTDKMGSEKPHPVSHISYGYAVHLVILDDYGRIKKITAAHDVGRAINPKSVEGQIEGGVVMSMGYALTENYPLKDCVPQAKFGTLGLFRADMVPDIESIVIGKAKDGFARGAKGIGEIAAIPGAPAIQLAYYNRDGIFRTSLPLEYTPYSRKK, encoded by the coding sequence ATGTATCAGTTGCATGTTAACGGAAATATCCAAATATCTGAAACAAACAAAAAACTTATAGATTTTTTAAGAGAAGACCTCGATCTGACCTCTGTGAAGAACGGGTGTAAAGAGGGTGCCTGCGGGACATGTATGGTACTTATCGACGGAAGGGCATGCAAGGCCTGCGTGCAGGAGCTGAAAAGTCTTGAGGGCAAAAATATTCTTACTGTTGAAGGCCTTAGTCAAAGGGAAAAAGATGTCTACTCTTACGCTTTTTCGGTCTCAGGAGCCGTGCAGTGCGGATTCTGCATCCCCGGAATGGTGATAAGCGCCAAGGCCCTTATCGACAAAGTACCGGAACCGACCATTAAAGAGGTAAAAGCGTCTATAAAAAATAACATATGCCGCTGCACGGGCTACAGGAAGATCGAAGAGGCGATATTGCTGGCCGCTAAAATGTTCAGGGAGGATATCCCGGTACCGAGTGAACACTATACGGGTGCAGTTGGAGAGAATATTCCACGTACAGATGCAGTATCAAAAGTATTGGGAACTGCCCAATACGCAGCTGATATCAAAATAGACGGAATGATATACGGTTCAGCGGTCAGGACAGAACATCCGAGAGCGGTGATCAGATCGATAGATATCTCTGAAGCCCTAAAACTTGACGGAGTTGTTGGGATATTTACGGCAGAGGACATTCCGGGCAAGAAAAAAATAGGTCACCTGGTAAAGGACTGGGACGTAATGATCCCCGTCGGTGGCTGCACAAGGTATGTCGGGGACGCACTTGCGCTTGTCGCGGCCGAAACCCCGGAGATAATGGAAGAAGCAAAAAAACTGATAAGAATAGAATATGAGGTCTTGACGCCGGTAACGTCGCCGACTGAAGCGCTTGCAGAGGGAGCTCCTTTAATACATGAAAACGGAAATATCATGTCAAAAGTTGACCTTAAGAGGGGCAATCCGGAAGAGGTCATCAAAAATTCAAAACACATCGTTACAAACCATTACTCTCTCCCTTTTACAGAACATGCTTTTCTTGAACCTGAGACAGCGGTCGCGCTGATGGATGACGGCGGTGTGGTAAGGATATATTCTGCTGATCAGGGAGTATACCAGACGATGAAGGAGTGTTCTGAAGCTCTGGGCCTGCCTCATGAGAAGGTAAGGGTGACTGCTGCGATCATAGGCGGCGGATTCGGAGGCAAGGAAGACATGAGTGTCCAGCATCACGCCGCGCTGCTTACGTATCTGACCAAACGTCCGGTAAAAGTTTCCCTTACAAGGGCAGAGAGCATCAAGGTCCATCCCAAAAGGCATGCGATGGAGATAGAGATGACCACAGCCTGCGATGAGGATGGAAGGCTCACTGCCATGAAAGCCATAATAGTCTCAGACACCGGCGCATACGCATCCCTTGGGGGACCGGTCCTTCAGAGAGCCTGCACTCACGCGGCAGGGCCATACAATTACCAGAACATCGACATCAGTGGAACTGCTGTATATACTAACAACCCGCCTGCCGGGGCATTCAGGGGGTTCGGCGTGACTCAGAGCTGTTTCGCGACTGAGTGCAACATAAACCTTCTTGCTGAAAAAGCCGGACTCTCTCCCTGGGAGTTCCGCTTCAAAAATGCGATCAGGCCCGGAGACGAGCTTCCAAACGGACAGATCGCAGATGATACGACAGCGCTTGAAGAAGCCCTGCTGGCTGTTAAAGATGACTATGATAAGAATCCCAAAGCCGGTATCTCATGTGCAATGAAAAATGCCGGATTGGGCGTAGGAGTTCCTGATTTCGGAAGGTGCAGGCTAAGCGTAAGGGGTGGCAGGGCCCACATAGCCACAAGCGCCTCATGCATCGGACAGGGGCTGGGCACCGTAGTCACGCAGATGGTATGTGACGTGACAGGGCTCTCTCCGGAGCTTGTCGTACACGATCCTGCCGATACATTTCTTACCCCGGATTCTGGTAATACTACCGCATCAAGGCAGACGGTCATCACAGGAGAAGCTGCGAGGAAAGCTGCCGGACAGCTGAAAAAAGATATGGAAACGGCCTCCTTTCATGAACTGGAAGGATGCGAATACTACGCAGAATTCGAAAGCGTCACAGATAAAATGGGGTCGGAAAAGCCCCATCCGGTGAGCCATATATCATATGGATATGCGGTCCATCTTGTAATTCTGGATGACTACGGCAGGATAAAAAAGATCACAGCAGCCCATGATGTCGGCAGGGCGATAAACCCCAAAAGCGTCGAGGGGCAGATCGAAGGCGGGGTCGTAATGAGCATGGGGTATGCCCTGACAGAAAATTATCCGCTCAAAGACTGCGTTCCCCAGGCCAAATTCGGGACGCTTGGGCTTTTCAGGGCCGACATGGTGCCTGATATAGAAAGCATAGTTATCGGCAAGGCAAAAGATGGTTTTGCGCGGGGGGCAAAGGGGATAGGAGAAATAGCGGCGATCCCGGGTGCTCCCGCCATCCAGCTTGCCTACTACAACAGGGACGGGATATTCAGGACCTCCCTTCCGCTGGAGTATACGCCTTATAGCAGGAAGAAATAA